A window from Argopecten irradians isolate NY chromosome 3, Ai_NY, whole genome shotgun sequence encodes these proteins:
- the LOC138319194 gene encoding uncharacterized protein, whose product MGTITSSERLPISLFNPNQSSFPCFDRKDPSFKLLGEQTDNVKSSADIGDTDGFLRNPCGKDADRDYLAHHIHDSTDVATLPPNRFPVPADVELPSEYPFWLANFINRKEGMRLKLEVLSMSMPQEYMSKIAEATYLLKTLHYLSFIYLHEMNAPRPRFILSEVHKGKRERCVRVHRRRRLYPRIVIMKKSESFNIVGKGFMLRLLPVPEIADLDQFCADQNNGELPISLGTYTRMLDSEPTVSIEWSVRLWAWENNIQP is encoded by the exons ATGGGTACAATAACTAGCAGTGAGCGACTCCCGATATCTCTATTCAACCCAAATCAATCGTCGTTTCCTTGCTTTGATAGGAAAGATCCGTCATTTAAACTATTAGGGGAGCAGACTGATAACGTAAAAAGCTCAGCAGATATCGGTGACACAGATGGCTTCCTCCGAAACCCGTGTGGAAAAGATGCTGACAGAGATTATTTAGCCCACCACATACACGATTCCACGGATGTCGCAACATTACCACCAAACCGCTTCCCCGTCCCAGCGGACGTGGAACTTCCCTCGGAGTACCCGTTCTGGCTGGCAAACTTTATAAACAGGAAAGAAGGGATGCGACTAAAGTTGGAAGTGTTGTCTATGTCCATGCCACAGGAATATATGTCTAAGATCGCTGAGGCCACTTATCTTTTGAAAACACTCCACTACCTCTCGTTTATTTACCTGCATGAAATGAACGCGCCACGCCCCCGATTTATCCTGTCTGAGGTCCACAAAGGAAAGCGGGAACGATGCGTCCGAGTCCATCGGCGGCGTCGCCTCTACCCCAGAATCGTCATTATGAAGAAGTCAGAATCATTCAATATCGTAG GAAAAGGTTTCATGTTGAGGTTGCTTCCCGTACCGGAAATAGCAGACCTTGACCAATTCTGTGCTGACCAGAACAATGGGGAGTTACCGATATCTTTAGGGACATATACCCGTATGCTGGATAGCGAGCCTACTGTATCCATAGAATGGAGCGTGCGCCTTTGGGCGTGGGAGAATAACATCCAACCATAA
- the LOC138320098 gene encoding uncharacterized protein encodes MNRIIVGCVIVTIVACILALVLGLYFGLKTDTGPEQIFRSPFSISLETATVAKQNLGTKKVYLEVEWNPDSSHLNFKQTDVISPSFGLDFQQEFIVADDRATVGVFNVNNFSSLNQCLETITVSQWYGVFYVIVREDHWLAGSESDDCPGEVWSTELNHDTIDICTSDDKIRYVSYQNSHATVSSWTKTFKNGISIAETHEMNGPCSKVAIIDLDYSKDDEPPKPASSRVTCVFVHGTGQTPSVNTVLQDLPGYWGKVKSYTYNCMSHKFVHYNSKSYGWDEDSVQQFLCDAAAVNGTIRNTVLFSHSMGGLVIAAALHRKKCFFDPTTSRWFSSQTPWKGSVATNTASRICRNDILPNNPVRGILRWNGYCKPKESALYEVYRTLLTDYVSPTGVRFTDMLTIGRRYISGLLCGTSSIGEGHLQLHAVFDSFALSGLQFFGNLKDPNDGMVSFDSCKLRTDVQFEVHSSSRYYKGKINHAEGTCRHGGSPCKWFEFMH; translated from the coding sequence ATGAATAGAATAATCGTAGGTTGTGTAATCGTGACTATAGTTGCTTGTATTCTCGCGCTTGTGTTGGGACTTTATTTTGGACTAAAAACTGACACAGGCCCCGAACAAATATTTCGCAGTCCATTCAGTATATCTTTGGAAACGGCAACAGTCGCAAAACAAAATCTTGGTACTAAAAAGGTCTACCTGGAGGTCGAATGGAATCCGGACTCATCTCATCTTAATTTTAAGCAAACAGATGTTATTTCACCAAGTTTCGGTCTCGATTTCCAACAAGAATTTATTGTTGCTGATGATAGAGCTACTGTTGGTGTTTTCAATGTAAACAACTTTTCTTCTTTGAACCAATGTTTGGAAACCATAACTGTATCGCAGTGGTATGGCGTATTTTATGTAATTGTGAGAGAGGATCATTGGCTAGCTGGATCGGAGTCGGATGACTGTCCTGGGGAAGTGTGGTCCACCGAACTTAACCACGATACCATTGACATATGTACTTCTGACGACAAAATACGGTATGTTTCGTACCAGAATAGCCATGCTACAGTTTCTAGTTGGACAAAAACGTTTAAGAATGGCATAAGTATTGCAGAAACCCATGAAATGAATGGTCCGTGTTCAAAAGTTGCCATAATCGACCTTGACTACAGCAAGGATGACGAACCACCGAAACCCGCTTCCTCTCGGGTAACGTGCGTTTTTGTACACGGGACTGGCCAGACTCCTTCTGTGAATACCGTCCTTCAAGACCTGCCAGGATATTGGGGTAAAGTTAAAAGCTATACTTACAATTGTATGTCTCACAAATTTGTCCATTACAACAGTAAGTCTTATGGTTGGGACGAGGACAGTGTCCAGCAGTTTCTGTGTGATGCTGCTGCTGTCAATGGAACTATACGCAACACAGTGTTATTTTCACATTCTATGGGCGGCCTTGTAATCGCAGCCGCGCTGCATCGTAAAAAGTGTTTTTTTGATCCGACAACAAGTCGCTGGTTCTCTTCGCAAACGCCATGGAAAGGAAGCGTTGCAACTAATACTGCTTCACGTATTTGCAGAAATGATATTCTTCCTAACAACCCAGTTCGAGGTATTTTACGATGGAATGGGTATTGTAAACCGAAAGAAAGCGCTCTATATGAAGTCTACAGAACACTTCTAACAGATTACGTATCACCTACTGGAGTTCGATTCACGGACATGCTAACCATCGGAAGGAGGTATATATCCGGATTGCTCTGTGGAACAAGCAGTATCGGTGAAGGTCATTTACAGCTACATGCCGTTTTCGACAGCTTTGCATTATCGGGCTTACAGTTTTTCGGCAACCTAAAAGATCCTAATGACGGCATGGTGTCATTCGACAGCTGCAAACTGAGAACAGATGTCCAGTTCGAAGTCCATAGCTCTAGTCGGTACTACAAGGGCAAGATAAACCACGCGGAGGGCACGTGTAGACATGGCGGGAGCCCGTGTAAATGGTTCGAGTTTATGCATTGA
- the LOC138320097 gene encoding perlucin-like: MANIAGLLLIFLASVYAECPNGYVRHDSSCYKFFSSVQATWAEALTYCQLFESKLTVIETAREQTFIEGLLRREWKSGLSDGVWLDGTDLLVEGDWVWADDGTPISAQNFTKWFPGEPNSLGKVGEDCLNLLHHESYQWNDDDCEEKHNFLCEIEEESNQGGLIIGK; this comes from the exons ATGGCGAACATCGCTGGATTGTTGCTTATTTTCTTAGCTTCAG TTTATGCAGAATGTCCCAATGGATATGTCCGACATGACAGTTCCTGCTACAAGTTCTTCTCCAGCGTACAGGCTACCTGGGCAGAGGctttg ACTTACTGTCAACTGTTTGAGAGCAAGCTTACAGTAATCGAGACAGCGAGGGAACAGACCTTTATCGAGGGCCTACTCCGAAGAGAATGGAAAAGCG GGTTGTCGGACGGCGTGTGGCTTGATGGGACAGACCTGTTGGTTGAAGGAGATTGGGTTTGGGCGGACGATGGGACACCCATCAGTGCCCAGAATTTCACTAAATGGTTTCCTGGCGAGCCTAACAGTTTAGGAAAGGTTGGAGAAGATTGTTTGAATCTTCTGCATCATGAATCTTACCAATGGAATGACGATGACTGCGAGGAAAAACATAACTTCCTTTGTGAAATAGA AGAGGAAAGCAATCAAGGAGGTCTCATCATCGGCAAATAA
- the LOC138319193 gene encoding perlucin-like yields MHVSGVAVFLVLIIGQGTADCPDGFVKHDTSCYLFSILRVSWIQAMKLCSVYGGELATIESREEEAFLETYLHHTWTTYNQTDGIWLGGTDLLVENEWIWAVSKEPITEYIRWAPGEPNSINNPGEDCLDFLPHKNFLWNDENCGKLLNFVCERSLLEGYVPPSILG; encoded by the exons ATGCACGTCTCGGGAGTGGCGGTATTCCTGGTACTTATTATCGGGCAAG GGACAGCAGACTGTCCAGATGGTTTCGTCAAACATGACACATCGTGCTATCTTTTTTCTATCCTTCGGGTCTCATGGATTCAGGCTATg AAACTTTGCTCGGTATACGGAGGAGAGCTGGCGACGATCGAATCTAGAGAGGAGGAGGCATTTCTGGAGACCTATCTACACCATACCTGGACTACTT ATAATCAGACGGATGGGATCTGGTTGGGCGGAACCGACCTGTTGGTGGAAAATGAATGGATATGGGCGGTATCTAAGGAACCAATCACAGAATATATACGATGGGCCCCTGGGGAACCCAACTCTATTAACAATCCAGGGGAGGACTGTCTCGATTTCCTTCCCCATAAGAATTTCCTTTGGAACGATGAGAACTGTGGAAAGCTTCTTAACTTCGTTTGCGAACGCAG CTTGTTGGAAGGTTACGTCCCACCCAGCATATTGGGATAA